In Trichoderma breve strain T069 chromosome 4, whole genome shotgun sequence, the following proteins share a genomic window:
- a CDS encoding RNA recognition motif domain-containing protein produces the protein MSSRGGKLAPEVNRALFVKNLSYNVTPEELFDLFGKFGPIRQVRQGIAGNTKGTAFVVYEDVMDAKSACDKLNGFNFQNRYLVVLYHQPDKMVKSKEDLDARRESLAQLKKQHGID, from the exons ATGAGTAGTCGCGGCGGGAAACTTGCCCCCGAAGTCAATCG CGCTCTGTTCGTAAAGAACCTGAG CTACAACGTTACTCCTGAGGAGCTCTTCGACCTCTTTGGAAAGTTCGGACCTATTCG CCAGGTTCGACAGGGCATTGCCGGCAACACCAAGGGTACAGCTTTCGTGGTCTACGAAGATGTCATGGATGCGAAGTCAGCCTGCGACAAATTGAACGGTTTCAACTTTCAGAACCGCTATCTCGTTG TATTATATCATCAGCCCGATAAGATGGTAAAATCTAAAGAGGATCTCGACGCCCGCCGGGAATCTTTAgcgcagctcaagaagcagcacgGCATCGATTGA
- a CDS encoding taurine catabolism dioxygenase tauD, tfdA family domain-containing protein — protein MAGTAVVNSELVAPHQELKLRSPPAEMSSLPNGFPAVLNSPMAWTGQQFEQQPDFIHHLDAEELREIDAALKHFKALELDGDLVTPDNFPLPTVGPNVLKGMRQDIYQGKGFAVLRGLDSKHYSVEDMTTIYLGVQAHIANRFGRQDKKGNMLVHIIADASSKEKAEHHRHSTSPITFHNEEAGDIISWLTRNAAKSGGKCIIASTYTVYNVLAATRPDLIRTLARSDWPFALPKFQCRPVFFYQDGHLITNFGRAALMGSASHARPAHLPTLTASQVEALDAIQDIAEATKFEFTTQPGDIHFINNLAILHRRAGFVNGSEPNQRRHLVRMRLRDDEMGWSIPLDLESEWNKAFGQAGTRVWHLEPMPSGYFPLRSQPN, from the exons ATGGCCGGTACCGCTGTTGTCAACTCGGAGCTTGTTGCTCCTCATCAGGAGCTCAAGTTGCGTTCTCCCCCCGCAGAGATGTCGAGTCTGCCCAATGGCTTCCCTGCTGTCTTGAACTCGCCTATGGCATGGACTGGCCAGCAGTTTGAACAGCAGCCTGACTTCATTCACCACTTGGATGCCGAAGAGCTTCGAGAGATTGACGCCGCTCTCAAGCACTTCAAAG CTCTTGAACTTGACGGCGATCTCGTGACTCCTGACAACTTCCCACTTCCCACTGTTGGTCCAAACGTGCTGAAGGGCATGCGCCAGGACATTTACCAAGGTAAAGGGTTTGCTGTTCTCCGAGGCCTCGACTCCAAGCACTATTCGGTCGAGGATATGACGACTATCTACCTGGGAGTCCAGGCTCACATTGCCAATCGCTTCGGTCGTCaggacaagaagggcaaCATGCTTG TTCACATCATTGCCGACGCCTCAtccaaggaaaaggccgagCACCATCGCCACTCCACTTCTCCCATC ACGTTCCACAACGAGGAAGCTGGAGACATCATCAGCTGGCTCACGAGAAACGCGGCCAAGTCTGGTGGCAAGTGCATCATCGCCTCGACCTACACCGTCTACAATGTGCTCGCTGCTACTCGACCCGACCTCATCCGCACCCTGGCTCGATCTGACTGGCCTTTTGCTCT GCCCAAGTTCCAATGCCGACCTGTTTTCTTCTACCAAGATGGCCATCTCATCACGAACTTTGGACGGGCTGCTCTCATGGGAAGCGCCAGCCACGCTCGACCGGCCCACTTGCCTACACTCACTGCTAGCCAGGTTGAGGCCTTGGATGCGATCCAGGACATTGCCGAGGCGACCAAGTTCGAGTTCACCACCCAGCCAGGTGACATCcacttcatcaacaacctgGCGATCCTCCACCGCCGCGCGGGATTCGTCAACGGCTCGGAGCCCAACCAGCGCAGGCACCTTGTGCGTATGAGACTTCGCGATGACGAGATGGGATGGAGCATCCCCCTCGATCTGGAGAGCGAGTGGAACAAGGCTTTTGGTCAGGCGGGAACCCGTGTGTGGCATCTCGAGCCCATGCCCTCTGGCTACTTTCCTCTGCGATCCCAACCTAACTAG
- a CDS encoding histidine phosphatase superfamily (branch 2) domain-containing protein → MSTSKPISKPGRADASDYRPVHQDDDTHDANEEEEGVSTSAYLPPRRSRADRRYRTTILALVIALIILLATNLYLSLPYFFPGHGPGSCPAPSKVPQYFQTSPELWAGPTATGNAAFLAQTRTFDPTATFVPNEPLQTAIPVQGMKPGNETIFKMMGYLSPYFPSPGFGVNEYPLPAGAEIVQVQMLSRHGARYPTSGVGVVNFAQRIANASSDFNPKGPLGFLKGWEYHLGSEILVPKGREELYNSGVLHSYMYGSLYNPNSKIIVRTTTQDRMLKSAENWMAGFFGLEWTNNATIEVIIEAAGFNNSLAGSLNCPNSYTKISANEAKQQWINTYLQDALHRFNALTDGFEWTIDDVYNAQTMCPYETVAYGFSMFCDLFTYEEWQGFGYSIDVWFSGGNAFHSPTGRAIGIGYQQEVLARLKNHTLGYSGSQINVTLDNNTETFPLNQSLYFDFSHDTNIVSILTAFGLRQFAEELPADRYPGAHNFTVAHITPFGARLDIEIIKTPKPVSPNRDGYLRGEEQKYVHFILNQRTIPLGLSFPECDADRKDGWCEFDTFVKIQEGMSEKASYDHACHGEYDKEPYGKITDGAPN, encoded by the exons ATGTCGACCTCCAAGCCAATCAGCAAGCCTGGCCGCGCCGACGCCTCAGACTACCGGCCAGTCCACCAAGACGACGACACACACGATGCcaacgaggaggaggagggcgtgTCGACCTCGGCCTACTTACCGCCGCGCCGGTCGCGCGCAGATCGTCGTTACCGCACCACCATCCTCGCTCTTGTTATCGCCCTCATCATCCTGCTAGCGACCAACCTCTACCTGTCTCTGCCCTACTTCTTCCCCGGTCACGGCCCCGGTTCCTGTCCGGCTCCTAGCAAGGTGCCGCAGTACTTCCAGACATCGCCGGAGCTGTGGGCTGGGCCAACAGCCACCGGCAATGCCGCCTTCTTAGCACAGACAAGGACCTTTGACCCGACCGCGACCTTTGTGCCCAATGAGCCGCTGCAGACGGCCATCCCCGTCCAGGGCATGAAGCCCGGCAACGAGACTATTTTCAAGATGATGGGCTACTTGTCTCCCTACTTTCCCTCCCCTGGGTTTGGAGTCAATGAGTACCCGCTTCCCGCAGGAGCAGAGATCGTCCAGGTCCAGATGTTGTCCCGTCATGGCGCCCGCTACCCTACCTCTGGTGTCGGCGTTGTCAACTTCGCCCAGCGCATTGCCAATGCCTCTAGCGACTTTAACCCCAAGGGGCCATTGGGCTTTCTCAAGGGTTGGGAGTACCATCTTGGGTCAGAGATTCTAGTGCCCAAGGGTCGTGAAGAGCTGTACAACTCGG GAGTTCTTCATAGCTACATGTATGGCAGTCTGTATAATCCAAACAGCAAGATTATTGTTCGCACAACG ACACAAGATCGTATGCTCAAGTCGGCTGAGAACTGGATGGCTGGCTTTTTTGGGTTGGAATG GACAAACAACGCAACAATCGAAGTCATCATCGAAGCTGCTGGTTTCAACAACTCTTTAGCAGGTTCCCTCAATTGCCCCAATTCTTACACCAAAATATCGGCAAACGAAGCCAAGCAGCAATGGATCAACACCTACCTTCAAGATG CTCTTCATCGTTTCAATGCGTTGACAGATGGATTTGAATGGACCATTGACGACGTATACAATGCCCAGACCATGTGCCCTTACGAGACAGTAGCGTACGGCTTCAGCATGTTTTGCGACTTATTCACCTATGAAGAGTGGCAAGGTTTTGGCTATTCGATCGACGTGTGGTTCTCAGGAGGCAATGCTTTTCACAGTCCTACCGGA AGGGCAATTGGCATTGGCTATCAACAGGAAGTCCTCGCTCGGTTGAAGAACCATACCCTCGGCTACTCTGGCTCGCAAATCAACGTCACCCTGGATAACAACACGGAGACCTTCCCCCTTAACCAGAGCCTCTACTTTGACTTTTCCCACGACACCAACATTGTTTCCATCCTCACTGCATTCGGTCTCCGTCAATTTGCCGAGGAACTCCCAGCTGATCGATACCCCGGAGCGCACAACTTCACCGTCGCACACATCACCCCCTTTGGCGCCCGTCTCGACATTGAGATTATCAAGACGCCGAAACCCGTCTCGCCCAACCGCGATGGTTATCTCCGCGGCGAAGAGCAGAAATACGTTCACTTCATTCTCAACCAACGAACGATTCCTCTGGGGCTAAGTTTTCCCGAATGCGATGCAGACCGTAAAGATGGCTGGTGCGAATTCGATACCTTTGTCAAGATACAAGAAGGCATGTCGGAGAAAGCGAGCTACGACCATGCCTGCCATGGAGAGTACGATAAGGAGCCTTATGGAAAGATTACCGATGGTGCTCCAAACTGA
- a CDS encoding ammonium transporter family domain-containing protein has product MSYAHLGAPTVFNGTGSLGGDARTENLNQWYQSGDQAFILVAACMVLLMVPGVSFLYSGLARRKSALSMLWVTMMSFSVIVFQWYFWGYSLAFSSTSNNGYIGNLNHFGLQRVLATPSIGSPLIPALLYSFYQMMFCAVTACLTVGAVAERGRVVPSMVFCFFWATLVYCPLAYWVWNANGWAFKNGVLDYAGGVPVEIGSGVSALAYSWVLGRRNEKMMMNFRPHNISLITLGTVLLWFGWLGFNGGSAFGANLRAVMACWNSCLTAMFAAMTWCLLDFRLAKKWSMVGWCSGTISGLVAATPASGFITPWASIILGVVAGVCCNFGTKIKFLIRIDDSLDVFAEHGIGGMVGLIFNAFFASGSIIGLDGVNSGAIGGFVDGHYVLIGWQIAAIVAGSAYAFVMSAIIAKIIDLIPGLKLRASEEAELLGMDDDQHGEFSYDYVEVRRDFLAWSPQREEPAHESTILIEPQHGIQEHANMARSASLADTQTEERKPASTFDDRARERSESSETTEGSQSNEKRD; this is encoded by the exons ATGTCCTACGCCCATCTTGGGGCCCCGACCGTGTTTAATGGGACAGGTTCCCTCGGGGGTGATGCCA GGACCGAAAACCTGAACCAATGGTATCAATCCGGAGACCAGGCCTTCATCCTGGTGGCCGCCTGTATGGTGCTTCTCATGGTACCTGGCGTCTCCTTTCTCTATTCGGGCCTCGCTCGCAGAAAGTCCGCCCTCTCCATGCTCTgggtgacgatgatgtccTTTAGCGTCATTGTCTTCCAGTGGTACTTTTGGGGTTACTCTTTAGCCTTCAGCTCGACTTCCAATAATGGCTACATTGGCAACCTCAACCACTTTGGGCTCCAGAGGGTCCTGGCTACCCCATCGATTGGCTCTCCCCTGATCCCGGCCCTCCTCTACTCCTTCTATCAGATGATGTTCTGCGCCGTCACCGCCTGCCTGACTGTCGGAGCCGTTGCCGAACGTGGCCGGGTGGTCCCGAGCATggttttctgcttcttctgggcCACCCTCGTCTACTGCCCCCTGGCATACTGGGTGTGGAACGCCAACGGCTGGGCTTTCAAGAACGGCGTCCTCGATTATGCCGGTGGTGTCCCCGTCGAGATCGGCTCCGGTGTCTCGGCTCTCGCCTACTCCTGGGTCCTGGGCCGCCGAAacgagaagatgatgatgaacttCCGGCCCCACAACATCTCCCTCATCACTCTCGGCACCGTTCTTCTGTGGTTCGGATGGCTGGGCTTTAACGGCGGATCTGCCTTCGGTGCCAACCTCCGAGCTGTCATGGCCTGCTGGAACTCGTGCCTCACAGCCATGTTCGCCGCCATGACTTGGTGTCTCCTCGATTTCCGTCTTGCCAAGAAGTGGTCCATGGTCGGTTGGTGTTCCGGAACCATCTCGGGCCTGGTTGCTGCCACTCCTGCGTCTGGTTTCATTACCCCATGGGCTAGCATCATCTTGGGTGTCGTTGCCGGCGTCTGCTGTAACTTTGGCACCAAAA TCAAATTCCTTATTCGAATCGATGACTCTCTCGACGTTTTCGCTGAGCACGGTATCGGTGGCATGGTCGGTCTCATTTTCAACGCCTTTTTCGCTAGCGGTAGCATCATCGGTCTCGACGGAGTTAACAGTGGTGCCATTGGTGGCTTTGTCGACGGCCACTATGTCCTCATCGGATGGCAAATCGCTGCTATCGTCGCCGGTTCTGCCTATGCCTTTGTCATGTccgccatcattgccaaaATCATTGATCTCATCCCCGGCCTCAAGCTGCGTGCCtccgaagaagctgagctcCTCGGTATGGACGACGACCAACACGGCGAGTTTTCATACGACTACGTTGAGGTCCGACGAGACTTTTTGGCTTGGAGCCCCCAGCGCGAAGAGCCTGCCCACGAGAGCACCATCCTGATTGAGCCTCAGCACGGCATCCAGGAGCATGCCAACATGGCTCGCTCTGCCAGCTTGGCTGACACACAGACCGAAGAGAGGAAACCCGCATCGACGTTCGATGATCGCGCCAGGGAGCGCTCGGAGAGTAGCGAGACCACCGAGGGCAGTCAGAGCAACGAGAAGCGCGACTAA